One window from the genome of Nocardioides panaciterrulae encodes:
- a CDS encoding peptide chain release factor 3, producing the protein MQPSSDTRPRRTFAVISHPDAGKSTLTEALALHAEMLSEAGAVHGKAGRRGTVSDWMEMERARGISISSAALQFAFRDHVVNLVDTPGHADFSEDTYRVLTAVDSAVMLVDAAKGLEPQTLKLFRVCAQRRIPVLTVVNKWDRPGLEPLALMDEIQQQIGLDPTPLTWPVGLAGDFRGVLDRRSGEFVRYTRTAGGATKAPEERMDPAAAAAREGDAWATAVEEHELLAADGAEHDQELFLAGATTPVLFASALLNFGVGRLLDTLLELAPAPGPTLDAQGSPRQPGDDFSAYVFKVQAGMDAAHRDRLAYARVCSGTFERGMVVRHAATGRPFATKYAQAVFGRERSSVDVAEPGDIIGLVNAAALRVGDTIYDGSPVEYPPIASFPPEHFASVRAADSGRHKQFRRGIEQLDQEGVVQVLRSELRGDQAPVLAAVGPMQFEVVVARMAAEYKCPVRLDHLDYTLARRVPADQAEALAGKRGVEVMRRSDGALLALFPDRWRVSSVQRELPDLRLEELGVDQA; encoded by the coding sequence ATGCAACCGAGCAGCGACACCCGACCCCGCCGTACCTTCGCGGTCATCAGCCACCCGGACGCCGGCAAGTCGACGCTCACCGAGGCGCTGGCGCTGCACGCCGAGATGCTGTCCGAGGCCGGCGCCGTGCACGGCAAGGCCGGCCGCCGAGGCACGGTCTCGGACTGGATGGAGATGGAGCGCGCCCGCGGCATCTCGATCAGCTCCGCCGCGCTGCAGTTCGCCTTCCGCGACCACGTGGTGAACCTCGTCGACACCCCCGGGCACGCGGACTTCTCCGAGGACACCTACCGGGTCCTCACCGCGGTCGACTCCGCGGTGATGCTGGTCGACGCCGCCAAGGGGCTCGAGCCGCAGACGCTGAAGCTCTTCCGGGTGTGTGCCCAGCGGCGGATCCCGGTCCTCACCGTGGTCAACAAGTGGGACCGGCCCGGGCTGGAGCCGCTGGCCCTGATGGACGAGATCCAGCAGCAGATCGGGCTCGACCCCACGCCGCTCACCTGGCCGGTCGGCCTCGCCGGCGACTTCCGCGGCGTCCTCGACCGGCGCAGCGGGGAGTTCGTCCGGTACACCCGCACCGCGGGGGGCGCCACGAAGGCCCCCGAGGAGCGGATGGACCCGGCCGCCGCGGCGGCCCGGGAGGGCGACGCCTGGGCGACCGCGGTCGAGGAGCACGAGCTGCTCGCGGCCGACGGCGCCGAGCACGACCAGGAGCTCTTCCTCGCCGGCGCGACCACGCCGGTGCTGTTCGCCTCCGCGCTGCTCAACTTCGGCGTCGGCCGGCTGCTCGACACGCTGCTCGAGCTGGCGCCGGCGCCGGGCCCGACGCTGGACGCGCAGGGGAGCCCCCGGCAGCCGGGCGACGACTTCAGCGCCTACGTCTTCAAGGTGCAGGCCGGCATGGACGCCGCGCACCGCGACCGGCTCGCCTACGCCCGGGTCTGCTCGGGCACCTTCGAGCGCGGCATGGTGGTCCGGCACGCCGCCACCGGCCGGCCGTTCGCGACCAAGTACGCCCAGGCTGTCTTCGGCCGCGAGCGCTCGTCGGTCGACGTGGCCGAGCCCGGCGACATCATCGGGCTGGTCAACGCGGCGGCGCTGCGCGTGGGCGACACGATCTACGACGGCTCGCCGGTGGAGTACCCGCCGATCGCCAGCTTCCCGCCCGAGCACTTCGCCAGCGTCCGGGCCGCCGACAGCGGCCGGCACAAGCAGTTCCGCCGCGGCATCGAGCAGCTCGACCAGGAGGGCGTGGTCCAGGTGCTGCGCTCGGAGCTGCGCGGCGACCAGGCGCCGGTGCTGGCCGCGGTCGGCCCGATGCAGTTCGAGGTGGTCGTGGCCCGGATGGCGGCGGAGTACAAGTGCCCGGTGCGCCTCGACCACCTCGACTACACCCTGGCGCGCCGGGTCCCCGCGGACCAGGCCGAGGCGCTGGCCGGCAAGCGCGGCGTCGAGGTGATGCGCCGCAGCGACGGGGCGCTGCTGGCGCTCTTCCCCGACCGGTGGCGGGTCTCCAGCGTCCAGCGCGAGCTCCCCGACCTGCGGCTCGAGGAGCTCGGCGTCGACCAGGCGTGA
- a CDS encoding SulP family inorganic anion transporter: MIDPALSRPARSSSYDPAGDRVATVLRSPRLLRRELIAGLVVALALIPEAISFSVIAGVDPEVGLFASFTMACSIAFLGGRPAMISAATGSVALVIAPMVREHGEQYFIATVILAGVFQVLLGLAGVARLMRFVPRSVMVGFVNALAILIFLAQVPHLVHVPWLVYPVVVVGITMIVLLPRLTTAVPAPLVAIVVVTAVTLLAGWDLPNVGDEGELPHSLPTLGIPHVPVTLETFKIIAPYALGMALVGLLESLLTAKLVDDITDTRSHTSREAWGQGCANVITGFFGGMGGCAMIGQTMINVKASGARSRISTFCAGLFLLILVVGFGDVVGRIPMAALVAVMVMVSVGTFDWHSIQPATLRRMPRSETIVMVATVVVVVATSNLAIGVVVGVLVAMTLFARRVAHLAEVSRELVEDPDGGVRAVYTVTGELFFASSNDLYTQFEYAADPDRVVIDLSASHVWDASTVAALDSITTKYDRKGKTVEIRGLNDASSRMHGRLTGQLATH; the protein is encoded by the coding sequence TTGATCGATCCCGCCCTGTCCCGGCCGGCCCGCTCCTCGTCGTACGACCCGGCGGGCGACCGCGTCGCCACGGTCCTGCGCTCACCCCGGCTGCTGCGCCGGGAGCTGATCGCCGGCCTCGTCGTGGCCCTCGCGCTGATCCCCGAGGCCATCTCGTTCTCGGTCATCGCGGGCGTCGACCCCGAGGTCGGGCTGTTCGCCTCGTTCACGATGGCCTGCTCGATCGCCTTCCTCGGCGGCCGCCCGGCGATGATCTCGGCCGCGACGGGCTCCGTCGCGCTGGTGATCGCGCCGATGGTCCGCGAGCACGGCGAGCAGTACTTCATCGCCACCGTGATCCTCGCCGGCGTCTTCCAGGTGCTGCTCGGCCTGGCCGGCGTGGCGCGGCTGATGCGGTTCGTGCCGCGCTCGGTGATGGTCGGGTTCGTGAACGCCTTGGCGATCCTGATCTTCCTGGCCCAGGTGCCGCACCTCGTGCACGTGCCGTGGCTGGTCTACCCGGTCGTGGTGGTCGGGATCACGATGATCGTGCTGCTGCCGCGACTGACCACCGCCGTGCCCGCCCCGCTGGTCGCGATCGTCGTGGTCACCGCGGTGACGCTGCTCGCCGGCTGGGACCTGCCGAACGTGGGCGACGAGGGCGAGCTGCCGCACAGCCTCCCCACGCTGGGGATCCCGCACGTGCCGGTCACGCTCGAGACGTTCAAGATCATCGCGCCCTACGCCCTGGGGATGGCGCTGGTCGGCCTGCTGGAGTCGCTGCTGACCGCCAAGCTGGTCGACGACATCACCGACACCCGCTCCCACACGAGCCGCGAGGCCTGGGGCCAGGGCTGCGCCAACGTCATCACCGGGTTCTTCGGCGGGATGGGCGGCTGCGCGATGATCGGCCAGACGATGATCAACGTGAAGGCCTCGGGGGCCCGGTCACGGATCTCGACGTTCTGCGCCGGGCTGTTCCTGCTCATCCTCGTGGTCGGCTTCGGCGACGTCGTGGGCCGGATCCCGATGGCCGCGCTGGTCGCGGTGATGGTCATGGTCTCGGTCGGCACCTTCGACTGGCACAGCATCCAGCCGGCCACGCTGCGCCGGATGCCGCGCAGCGAGACCATCGTGATGGTCGCGACCGTGGTCGTGGTGGTCGCCACCAGCAACCTGGCGATCGGCGTCGTGGTCGGCGTCCTGGTCGCGATGACGCTCTTCGCCCGCCGGGTCGCCCACCTCGCCGAGGTCTCCCGCGAGCTGGTCGAGGACCCCGACGGCGGGGTGCGCGCGGTCTACACGGTCACCGGCGAGCTGTTCTTCGCCTCCAGCAACGACCTCTACACCCAGTTCGAGTACGCCGCGGACCCCGACCGGGTGGTGATCGACCTCAGCGCGTCCCACGTGTGGGACGCCTCGACGGTCGCCGCGCTGGACAGCATCACCACCAAGTACGACCGCAAGGGCAAGACCGTGGAGATCCGCGGGCTCAACGACGCGAGCTCGCGGATGCACGGCCGGCTCACCGGGCAGCTCGCGACGCACTGA
- a CDS encoding DUF2182 domain-containing protein, with amino-acid sequence MGSTAGPTPNAGPNPAYAAARARLGLVLALFAVAAAGWVWTAREMRGMDHGPWTSLGSLGWFLTVWVVMMAAMMFPSVAPTIALYTQVTKAASRAAPWLFAGGYLLAWVGAGLVAFLVGRGTVAIAGDTVAWDHAGRAVAGATLVVAAAYELTPLKDVCLAKCRSPLSALLGSWHGGPTGALRMGAGNGAWCVGCCWALMASLFALGIMSITWMALVAGIIAAEKTLPWRRTVTLTTAGLLLALGVLLIAAPDALPGLHLPSGQSMQMG; translated from the coding sequence ATGGGGTCGACGGCCGGGCCCACCCCGAACGCCGGCCCGAACCCGGCGTACGCCGCCGCGCGCGCCCGCCTCGGCCTGGTCCTCGCGCTGTTCGCGGTCGCCGCCGCTGGCTGGGTGTGGACGGCGCGGGAGATGCGCGGGATGGACCACGGGCCCTGGACCAGCCTGGGCAGCCTCGGCTGGTTCCTCACCGTCTGGGTGGTGATGATGGCCGCGATGATGTTCCCGTCGGTGGCCCCGACGATCGCGCTCTACACCCAGGTCACCAAGGCCGCCTCCCGTGCCGCACCCTGGCTGTTCGCCGGCGGGTACCTGCTCGCCTGGGTCGGCGCCGGGCTGGTGGCCTTCCTCGTCGGGCGGGGCACCGTCGCGATCGCCGGCGACACCGTGGCCTGGGACCACGCGGGCCGGGCGGTCGCGGGCGCCACCCTGGTGGTCGCCGCGGCCTACGAGCTCACCCCGCTCAAGGACGTCTGCCTGGCCAAGTGCCGCAGCCCCCTGAGCGCGCTGCTCGGCTCCTGGCACGGCGGCCCGACCGGCGCGCTGCGGATGGGCGCCGGCAACGGGGCCTGGTGCGTCGGCTGCTGCTGGGCGCTGATGGCCTCGCTGTTCGCCCTCGGGATCATGAGCATCACCTGGATGGCGCTGGTCGCGGGCATCATCGCCGCCGAGAAGACGCTCCCCTGGCGCCGGACGGTCACCCTGACCACGGCCGGCCTGCTGCTGGCTCTCGGCGTGCTCCTGATCGCCGCCCCGGACGCGCTGCCCGGGCTGCACCTGCCCTCTGGCCAGAGCATGCAGATGGGCTGA
- a CDS encoding DUF1326 domain-containing protein → MAWNLTGSYVETCSCELMCPCNLSFDHGATYDFCRVTLVFVIREGDIEGTDIAGRKVALIADTPKVMTQGNWRLGVYVDDGASDEQFDRLVKVFGGQLGGPMGALAPLVGEIIGVERARIEVSDDGLRHSVRVADTIDFEIEDVVPFGVETGEPVRFQGMFHPVASDLTMAEAKRSRIDAFGISYEGRTGLSTSTFTWAA, encoded by the coding sequence ATGGCATGGAATCTGACCGGTAGCTACGTCGAGACCTGCTCGTGCGAGCTGATGTGCCCGTGCAACCTGTCGTTCGACCACGGCGCGACCTACGACTTCTGCCGGGTGACCCTCGTCTTCGTCATCCGTGAGGGTGACATCGAGGGCACCGACATCGCAGGCCGCAAGGTCGCGCTGATCGCGGACACGCCCAAGGTGATGACGCAGGGCAACTGGCGGCTCGGGGTGTACGTCGACGACGGGGCCAGCGACGAGCAGTTCGACCGGCTCGTGAAGGTGTTCGGCGGGCAGCTCGGCGGCCCGATGGGCGCCCTCGCGCCGCTGGTGGGCGAGATCATCGGAGTCGAGCGCGCCCGGATCGAGGTGAGCGACGACGGGCTGCGGCACAGCGTCCGGGTCGCCGACACCATCGACTTCGAGATCGAGGACGTCGTCCCGTTCGGCGTCGAGACCGGCGAGCCGGTGCGCTTCCAGGGCATGTTCCACCCGGTCGCCTCCGATCTCACGATGGCCGAGGCCAAGCGCAGCCGGATCGACGCGTTCGGCATCTCCTACGAGGGCCGCACCGGGCTGTCCACGTCCACCTTCACCTGGGCCGCCTGA
- a CDS encoding phosphatase PAP2 family protein, with the protein MALLPLCWRFTGRARPRLVGELAIVAALLVFYGRVRSLAAVRPSEAVAHGRAILDAEGAVSLRVEGAVNGWLTGQGLVRMLAVDYYQFLHLSVAMGVLAFCYVRRPALYRPARNALVLTNVVALLVFALYPAAPPRLLPGAGFVDSVARAGFGTTHGPIPADQYGALPSLHLAWATWVAVVGVAMVRRWWVRALLVAHPLLTAVVVVVTANHYVVDVGSGMLLGLVATWAVGLLTPGATRSARGAPKEAAPAAARPALAGAPVGAPAGVRASPAGGPGPGNRSSPT; encoded by the coding sequence GTGGCACTGCTCCCACTCTGCTGGAGGTTCACCGGACGAGCCCGGCCTCGGCTGGTCGGTGAGCTCGCGATCGTCGCCGCGCTCCTCGTCTTCTACGGCCGGGTGCGATCCCTGGCCGCGGTCCGCCCGTCCGAGGCGGTCGCCCACGGCCGGGCGATCCTCGACGCCGAGGGGGCCGTGTCCCTGCGCGTCGAGGGCGCGGTGAACGGCTGGCTGACCGGTCAGGGACTGGTGCGCATGCTGGCGGTCGACTACTACCAGTTCCTCCACCTGAGCGTGGCGATGGGCGTGCTGGCGTTCTGCTACGTGCGTCGGCCGGCCCTCTACCGTCCGGCGCGGAACGCGCTGGTGCTCACGAACGTCGTCGCGCTGTTGGTGTTCGCCCTCTATCCCGCGGCGCCGCCTCGGCTGCTGCCGGGGGCCGGGTTCGTGGACTCGGTGGCCCGGGCGGGCTTCGGGACCACGCACGGGCCGATCCCCGCCGACCAGTACGGCGCGCTGCCGTCGCTCCATCTCGCCTGGGCCACCTGGGTGGCCGTCGTCGGCGTCGCCATGGTGCGCCGCTGGTGGGTGCGCGCTCTGCTGGTGGCGCATCCGTTGCTCACCGCGGTCGTGGTCGTGGTGACCGCCAACCACTACGTGGTCGACGTGGGCAGCGGGATGCTGCTCGGCCTCGTGGCGACCTGGGCGGTGGGGCTGCTGACGCCCGGCGCCACCCGCAGCGCCCGCGGGGCACCGAAGGAGGCCGCCCCCGCGGCGGCACGGCCGGCCCTGGCGGGTGCACCGGTGGGCGCACCAGCGGGCGTCCGCGCGAGTCCGGCAGGGGGGCCGGGCCCGGGAAACAGGTCCTCGCCCACGTAG
- a CDS encoding GMC oxidoreductase, with product MDPHEHQDVIVIGSGPAGGTMAAELAATGKKILLLERGDWLPRERANWESEEVFGNSRYGAAETFYDRDDKPFHPGMHYFVGGNSKVYGAALFRLTPADFGQITQHGGISPAWPISYDDLEPYYVRAEHMYKVHGKHGEDPFAGKSSEDYKYPPVQHAPRIQQLSDGLTGLGLHPFHLPIGVDMIQDEQGQATHDSPCIRCDRVDGFPCLVGAKSDSETIAVRPALAAHSNLQLLTRATVRKLLTDDAGGSVTGVVTEMPDGSTQTFTADIVVLSAGSILSSALLLASANDKHPHGLANSSDVVGRHYMRHNNVALMALSKDPNPTTFQKTLAINDFYGPSKFWDYPMGNIQMLGKSDDWQVKGEAPKMLQWGPDFGYRIAASHSMDFWLAGEDLPLPTSRVTLRNDGSIKLALTPDNNTEGVKRLRACFDDMLTDLGMASKSFARGLYLHKRMDVSATAHQAGTVRFGTDPTTSALDLDCKAHELDNLYVVDGSFMPSIGAVNPTLTIIANAIRVAERIAARLR from the coding sequence ATGGACCCGCACGAGCATCAAGACGTCATCGTGATCGGCAGCGGCCCGGCCGGCGGCACCATGGCCGCCGAGCTCGCCGCCACCGGCAAGAAGATCCTGCTGCTGGAGCGGGGAGACTGGCTGCCGCGCGAGCGGGCGAACTGGGAGTCCGAAGAGGTCTTCGGCAACTCCCGGTACGGCGCAGCCGAAACCTTCTACGACCGCGACGACAAGCCGTTCCACCCCGGGATGCACTACTTCGTCGGCGGCAACTCCAAGGTGTACGGCGCCGCGCTGTTCCGGCTGACCCCCGCCGACTTCGGTCAGATCACGCAGCACGGCGGCATCTCCCCCGCCTGGCCGATCAGCTACGACGACCTCGAGCCGTACTACGTCCGCGCCGAACACATGTACAAGGTGCACGGCAAGCACGGCGAGGACCCGTTCGCCGGCAAGTCGAGCGAGGACTACAAGTACCCCCCGGTCCAGCACGCCCCCCGCATCCAGCAGCTCTCTGACGGCCTGACCGGCCTGGGCCTGCACCCGTTCCACCTGCCGATCGGCGTCGACATGATCCAGGACGAGCAGGGGCAGGCGACCCACGACTCGCCGTGCATCCGCTGCGACCGCGTCGACGGCTTCCCGTGCCTGGTCGGCGCGAAGTCGGACTCCGAGACGATCGCAGTGCGTCCCGCGCTCGCCGCCCACTCCAATCTGCAGCTGCTGACCCGCGCGACCGTGCGCAAGCTGCTCACCGACGACGCGGGCGGCTCGGTGACCGGCGTGGTGACGGAGATGCCCGACGGCTCGACCCAGACCTTCACCGCCGACATCGTCGTACTCTCCGCCGGCTCCATCCTCTCCTCCGCCCTGCTGCTGGCCTCCGCCAACGACAAGCACCCGCACGGCCTGGCCAACTCCAGTGACGTCGTCGGCCGCCACTACATGCGGCACAACAACGTGGCGCTGATGGCGCTGTCGAAGGACCCCAACCCCACCACGTTCCAGAAGACGCTGGCGATCAACGACTTCTACGGCCCCAGCAAGTTCTGGGACTACCCGATGGGCAACATCCAGATGCTCGGCAAGTCCGACGACTGGCAGGTCAAGGGCGAGGCCCCCAAGATGCTCCAGTGGGGCCCTGACTTCGGCTACCGCATCGCCGCCTCGCACTCCATGGACTTCTGGCTGGCCGGCGAGGACCTCCCGCTGCCCACGAGCCGCGTCACCCTGCGCAACGACGGCTCGATCAAGCTCGCGCTGACGCCGGACAACAACACCGAGGGCGTCAAGAGGCTGCGCGCCTGCTTCGATGACATGCTCACCGACCTCGGCATGGCCTCGAAGTCGTTCGCGCGCGGCCTCTACCTCCACAAGAGGATGGACGTCTCGGCCACCGCCCACCAGGCGGGGACGGTGCGCTTCGGCACCGACCCGACCACCTCCGCGCTCGACCTGGACTGCAAGGCCCACGAGCTGGACAACCTCTACGTCGTCGACGGCAGCTTCATGCCCTCGATCGGCGCGGTCAACCCGACACTGACCATCATCGCCAACGCGATCCGCGTCGCTGAGCGGATCGCTGCCCGGCTGCGCTGA
- a CDS encoding SMP-30/gluconolactonase/LRE family protein produces the protein MVVGMVSPKPLQLPTPDCVVRSEATCGESPMWSTLEAVLYWTDNVEHRIHRFDPRTGHDEEIRLDEDVMDLVVRREGGLLVVTAKSFAWLEPGSGVLRPFAEVEQDRPDNRFNDGKVDRRGRYWAGSMDGEHWDRPTGALYRLDPGGAPALQLDGVVCANGLGWSPDDRTFYLGESFRHAIFAYDFDIDRGTVSNRRLFTEVGAPDGAFPDGLTVDAEGGVWSVHNAGGKVVRYDPEGAPTHVVDLPVPHPTSCIFGGEDLTTLYITTARQGMDDDDLARYPLSGSVFALDPGIPGMPEPLFAG, from the coding sequence ATGGTCGTGGGCATGGTGTCACCGAAGCCCCTCCAGTTGCCCACCCCTGACTGTGTCGTGCGGAGCGAGGCCACCTGCGGCGAGTCACCCATGTGGTCGACCCTCGAGGCGGTGCTCTACTGGACCGACAACGTCGAGCACCGCATCCACCGTTTCGACCCGCGTACCGGGCACGACGAGGAGATCCGGCTCGACGAGGACGTGATGGACCTCGTGGTCCGGCGCGAGGGCGGCCTGCTGGTGGTCACCGCCAAGTCGTTCGCCTGGCTCGAGCCCGGTTCCGGCGTACTCCGTCCGTTCGCCGAGGTGGAGCAGGACCGTCCCGACAACCGGTTCAACGACGGCAAGGTGGACCGGCGCGGCCGGTACTGGGCCGGCAGCATGGACGGCGAGCACTGGGACCGGCCCACCGGCGCCCTCTACCGGCTCGACCCCGGCGGCGCTCCGGCCCTGCAACTCGACGGCGTCGTCTGTGCCAACGGACTCGGCTGGAGTCCGGACGACCGCACCTTCTACCTCGGCGAGAGCTTCCGGCACGCCATCTTCGCCTACGACTTCGACATCGACCGCGGCACGGTCTCCAACCGCCGGTTGTTCACCGAGGTCGGAGCGCCCGATGGCGCCTTCCCCGACGGGCTGACCGTCGACGCCGAGGGCGGTGTCTGGAGCGTGCACAACGCCGGCGGCAAGGTGGTCCGCTACGACCCGGAGGGCGCACCCACCCACGTGGTCGACCTGCCGGTCCCTCACCCCACCAGCTGCATCTTCGGTGGCGAAGACCTGACCACGCTCTACATCACGACGGCGCGGCAGGGCATGGACGACGACGACCTTGCGCGCTACCCGCTCAGCGGAAGCGTGTTCGCGCTCGATCCGGGTATCCCAGGTATGCCGGAACCACTGTTCGCGGGCTGA
- a CDS encoding methyltransferase domain-containing protein, with protein MHEHKRFDDEAATWDDDPGHEKRQVAVAQAIREAVNLSPRMKAVDVGGGTGRLSILLADQVGSVVVTDPSAGMVQVARERIDAAGLNDRLRAVQADLTTDRLDGAYDVVWSSMALHHVQDLDGLLRSVADLLVDGGRLCIADLDEDPDGAFHADKVDFAGHHGFDRHRLAEQLAHAGFADVSFVDATTILKGDREFGVFLCTATKVHEPAGEH; from the coding sequence GTGCACGAACACAAGCGATTCGACGACGAGGCAGCGACGTGGGACGACGACCCCGGCCACGAGAAGCGGCAGGTGGCGGTGGCCCAGGCCATCAGGGAGGCCGTCAACCTCAGCCCTCGGATGAAGGCTGTCGACGTCGGCGGCGGCACCGGCCGGCTGAGCATCCTGCTCGCCGACCAGGTCGGCTCCGTGGTCGTGACCGACCCCTCCGCCGGGATGGTGCAGGTCGCACGGGAGCGGATCGACGCGGCCGGGCTCAACGACCGGCTGCGCGCGGTCCAGGCAGACCTGACGACAGACCGTCTCGACGGCGCGTACGACGTGGTGTGGAGCTCCATGGCGCTGCACCACGTGCAGGACCTGGACGGACTGTTGCGGTCCGTAGCGGACCTCCTCGTCGACGGTGGCCGGCTGTGTATCGCGGACCTGGACGAGGATCCCGACGGCGCCTTCCACGCTGACAAGGTCGACTTCGCCGGACATCACGGGTTCGACCGGCACCGGCTTGCCGAACAGTTGGCCCACGCGGGATTCGCCGACGTCAGCTTCGTCGACGCCACGACCATCCTCAAGGGCGACCGCGAGTTCGGCGTCTTCCTGTGCACGGCGACCAAGGTGCACGAGCCTGCCGGAGAGCACTGA
- a CDS encoding class I SAM-dependent methyltransferase, whose amino-acid sequence MGEAFYSNARLYDLMFPGGGPAVDFYRAEAGRRGGPVLELGCGTGHKLIPIASDGVRCVGLDLSPGMLAEARRKADENGVGVEWVQGDMTSFDLGRTFDLVFITANSLLHLHETEDLVSCFRAVRRHLAPGARFVFDVFNPSVRLLAEADGVRRTRDSLSFTDPDRGRVRVDVAETYDAPAQVTRGTWFLSTDAEPDFLAAPLEIRSIFPQELPLLLSLGGLRLVDRFGDWSGREFIGDAPLQLCVCEAA is encoded by the coding sequence ATGGGCGAAGCGTTCTACTCAAACGCGAGGCTTTACGACCTCATGTTTCCCGGTGGTGGTCCCGCGGTGGACTTCTACAGAGCCGAGGCCGGCCGACGCGGGGGCCCGGTCCTTGAGCTCGGCTGCGGGACAGGGCACAAGCTGATCCCGATCGCGTCGGACGGTGTTCGGTGCGTCGGGCTGGACCTCTCACCGGGCATGCTCGCCGAGGCCCGCCGCAAGGCGGACGAGAACGGCGTCGGTGTGGAGTGGGTGCAGGGGGACATGACGTCCTTCGACCTGGGCCGCACGTTCGATCTGGTGTTCATCACCGCCAACTCCCTGCTGCACCTGCATGAGACTGAGGATCTTGTGAGCTGCTTCAGGGCGGTACGCCGCCATCTGGCACCCGGCGCCCGGTTCGTCTTCGACGTGTTCAACCCGAGCGTGCGGCTGCTCGCCGAGGCCGACGGCGTACGACGCACCAGGGACTCGCTGTCGTTCACCGATCCCGACCGCGGCAGGGTGAGGGTCGATGTGGCCGAGACCTACGATGCGCCCGCTCAGGTGACCCGCGGGACGTGGTTCCTTTCGACGGACGCCGAGCCCGACTTCCTCGCCGCGCCGCTCGAGATCAGGAGCATCTTCCCGCAGGAGCTTCCGCTGCTGCTCTCGCTCGGCGGACTTCGGCTGGTCGACCGCTTCGGCGACTGGTCCGGCCGAGAGTTCATCGGTGACGCGCCACTCCAGCTGTGCGTCTGTGAGGCCGCCTGA